A window from Dioscorea cayenensis subsp. rotundata cultivar TDr96_F1 chromosome 10, TDr96_F1_v2_PseudoChromosome.rev07_lg8_w22 25.fasta, whole genome shotgun sequence encodes these proteins:
- the LOC120270572 gene encoding zinc finger protein SHOOT GRAVITROPISM 5, producing MELEDEDKRELQLLLSMASSRSSPESSKTSERTRVLTESPVLDLNLSISTGSGQTLASDETVKSSIRNVQILKQQTAEQIRLATVEKAYAERVRELTRRELELAEKEFARARLVWERAREEVEKAERMKELATRRIGSTCMEITCQGCRQRFQP from the coding sequence atggaattggaagatgaagataaaagaGAATTACAGCTGCTACTTTCCATGGCATCTTCTAGATCTTCACCTGAGAGTTCCAAGACCTCAGAGAGGACCAGAGTCCTAACAGAGTCTCCAGTACTAGACCTGAACCTGTCCATCAGCACTGGTTCTGGGCAAACTTTAGCGTCTGATGAAACAGTAAAGAGCAGCATCAGAAATGTGCAAATCCTGAAGCAACAAACAGCTGAGCAAATCCGGCTAGCAACGGTGGAGAAGGCTTATGCAGAGAGAGTGAGGGAGTTGACTAGGAGGGAGCTTGAGCTTGCAGAGAAAGAGTTTGCACGGGCAAGGTTGGTGTGGGAGAGAGCTCGAGAGGAGGTTGAAAAGGCTGAGAGGATGAAGGAGTTGGCAACTAGAAGAATTGGCTCTACATGCATGGAGATAACTTGCCAGGGTTGCAGGCAACGTTTCCAGCCGTAG